A window of uncultured Umboniibacter sp. contains these coding sequences:
- a CDS encoding SDR family oxidoreductase produces the protein MTTTFDLSGKIALVTGASRGIGEATAKLFAQHGAHVIVSSRKVADCEKVVADITAAGGSAEARELHVGKMEDITAAFEWLSSHHGRLDILINNAATNPYFGPIEDTPESAFDKIVEVNLKGYFYMTANAVKLMSANGGGSIVNVASINAKSPGLWQGVYSITKAGVVNMTEAFAKECVKDKVRVNALLPGLTATKFAGALTEQPEALKGIPMGRAAQPDEMAPALLYLASDASSYTTGLALNVDGGLLI, from the coding sequence ATGACCACCACCTTTGACCTCTCGGGAAAAATTGCTCTCGTCACCGGAGCTAGCCGCGGAATTGGTGAAGCCACCGCTAAGTTATTTGCTCAACATGGTGCCCACGTTATCGTTAGCAGCCGAAAAGTAGCAGATTGTGAAAAAGTCGTTGCCGACATTACCGCAGCGGGAGGCAGTGCCGAAGCGCGAGAACTTCATGTCGGTAAGATGGAGGATATCACTGCAGCGTTTGAATGGCTCAGTTCACATCACGGTCGCCTAGACATCCTCATAAACAATGCCGCAACGAACCCCTACTTCGGTCCGATCGAAGACACTCCGGAATCGGCTTTTGATAAAATCGTTGAGGTTAATCTAAAGGGTTATTTTTATATGACCGCCAATGCAGTCAAACTCATGTCAGCGAATGGCGGCGGCAGTATCGTGAATGTAGCCAGTATCAACGCCAAGTCACCAGGTCTTTGGCAAGGTGTTTACTCTATCACTAAAGCAGGTGTAGTGAATATGACCGAAGCGTTTGCAAAGGAGTGTGTCAAAGACAAAGTCCGCGTAAATGCGTTATTACCCGGCCTTACCGCCACCAAATTTGCCGGTGCACTCACCGAGCAGCCAGAGGCCCTGAAAGGTATTCCTATGGGACGTGCTGCACAGCCGGACGAAATGGCTCCAGCTCTACTCTACTTGGCTTCGGATGCTTCTAGCTACACCACAGGGCTAGCGTTGAATGTTGATGGTGGTTTGCTTATTTAA
- the nudC gene encoding NAD(+) diphosphatase, producing the protein MKTNRWIVTDGHHVFTQNNLFYTSKVPMIVGDEILIREDHGVNWYVLVPHEPISGENLRELLLSYSLEDQQYLSAAAEVANWYKDHSYCPRCGHRTRRLNTELAMVCDKCRYRSYPRLSPCVIVLVEDGDRILLAHHHRSNNPVYTVLAGFVEVGESAEQAVVREVKEEAGVHVNNIRYLGSQSWPFPGQMMLAYLVSYESGELNRDEDELSDLRWFSKDDLPILPPRGTISESMISQWLASR; encoded by the coding sequence GTGAAAACTAATCGCTGGATAGTAACGGACGGCCACCACGTTTTTACTCAGAACAATTTATTCTATACCTCTAAAGTGCCCATGATCGTGGGTGATGAAATTTTGATTCGCGAAGATCATGGCGTTAATTGGTATGTTTTGGTGCCGCACGAGCCTATTAGCGGAGAAAACCTTCGAGAGTTGTTATTAAGTTACTCACTTGAAGATCAGCAATACCTCAGCGCGGCAGCGGAAGTTGCTAATTGGTATAAAGATCACAGCTATTGTCCACGATGCGGTCACCGAACTCGTCGTTTAAACACCGAGCTGGCAATGGTGTGTGATAAGTGCCGCTATCGAAGTTATCCAAGGCTATCACCCTGTGTTATCGTCCTAGTGGAAGACGGTGATCGAATACTTTTGGCGCACCACCACCGCAGTAATAATCCGGTTTATACGGTTTTAGCTGGGTTTGTTGAAGTAGGGGAGTCTGCTGAACAAGCAGTGGTTCGTGAAGTTAAGGAAGAGGCTGGTGTTCACGTCAACAATATTCGTTATTTGGGCAGTCAATCTTGGCCATTCCCAGGGCAAATGATGCTTGCTTATCTCGTCAGCTACGAATCGGGTGAATTAAATCGTGATGAAGATGAACTGAGTGATCTTCGCTGGTTCAGTAAAGACGATTTACCAATATTGCCACCACGGGGTACCATCTCTGAATCTATGATCTCCCAATGGCTAGCTTCTCGCTAG
- a CDS encoding DUF934 domain-containing protein has translation MPNTNILISTEFAQRSSASAAIDENTDLIALVANAPSSVIIEVPVFTDGKVFSISKQLRYLGFTGEIIVSGNFIVDQVGYLSQCGISTFLVNNKDQQEEVERLLAARIDSYHFKEKIGA, from the coding sequence ATGCCTAACACCAATATTCTTATATCCACAGAATTTGCACAACGAAGTAGTGCAAGTGCAGCAATCGACGAAAATACAGATCTTATTGCATTAGTGGCGAATGCGCCGAGTTCGGTGATCATTGAAGTCCCAGTGTTCACTGACGGCAAAGTGTTCAGCATCAGCAAACAACTCCGCTACCTAGGTTTTACTGGGGAAATCATTGTTTCGGGTAATTTTATCGTCGATCAAGTGGGCTATCTATCCCAGTGCGGGATATCAACCTTTCTTGTAAACAATAAAGACCAACAAGAAGAAGTAGAACGTCTTCTTGCAGCCCGAATTGATAGCTATCACTTTAAGGAAAAAATCGGCGCTTAG
- a CDS encoding methyltransferase domain-containing protein has product MSLKFQAALDSYFSEVGGPALLAHERVLCQRVVEPVFGYCAVESSVVQGGLKLKTSTGNYWWASNSVEVDNGDLCCSPGAWPFINEDVDLAILHHLLDFSSDPHDVFRDTARIVKAGGYLLIVGFNPFSLLSLKQSVKRWHNPAWHFSALAENRLRDWLQLFGFSVVSCQYTQFLPTPNSATFRRFNELMTPLIWRFGSSYVMLAKKQKYSGLMRRSRAEKLMQQFSGGVVNPAASKEVSS; this is encoded by the coding sequence ATGTCACTCAAATTTCAGGCAGCATTAGATAGTTATTTTAGTGAGGTTGGCGGACCTGCTCTGCTCGCTCATGAACGGGTGTTGTGCCAACGAGTCGTGGAACCTGTATTTGGTTACTGCGCGGTCGAATCGAGTGTTGTTCAAGGCGGCTTGAAGCTAAAGACCAGCACGGGCAACTATTGGTGGGCGTCAAATTCGGTTGAGGTTGATAATGGCGATCTCTGCTGCTCACCTGGAGCCTGGCCATTCATTAACGAGGATGTCGATTTAGCCATCCTGCACCATTTACTGGATTTTTCGAGCGATCCGCATGACGTATTTAGAGATACCGCTCGAATAGTGAAGGCGGGCGGTTATCTCCTAATCGTCGGCTTCAACCCGTTTAGCTTACTATCACTAAAACAGTCAGTGAAGCGATGGCACAACCCAGCTTGGCATTTTTCAGCGTTAGCAGAAAATCGGCTTCGTGATTGGCTTCAGCTATTTGGTTTTAGTGTAGTTTCCTGCCAGTACACTCAGTTCCTACCCACACCCAATAGCGCAACTTTCAGACGCTTCAACGAGCTTATGACACCGTTAATTTGGAGATTTGGCTCGAGCTATGTGATGTTAGCGAAGAAGCAAAAATATAGTGGCTTAATGCGCCGCTCAAGGGCTGAAAAATTAATGCAACAGTTTTCCGGCGGAGTCGTAAACCCTGCCGCCTCGAAGGAAGTTAGTTCGTGA
- the sohB gene encoding protease SohB produces the protein MEFLAEYGLFLAEAVTVVVAIAVVIGLIANTGARKSSKKGEITVTDLNSHFDELEEAVFAATANDEQIKRREKELKKTKSSEKKTAKQAAKAAKQAAKKDTQEGDSNSAITTKAKRYVIDFDGDVKASAVENLREEVSAVLIAAEPSDEVVVRLESPGGMVHAYGLAAAQLERIKANNLQLTICVDQVAASGGYMMACLADRIVASPFALLGSIGVVAQVPNIHRLLKKNHVDVELHTAGKFKRTLTMLGENTDEGREKFQEELEEVHRLFRDMVAEARPKLDIDSVATGEAWYGKRALELNLVDELQTSDDYLFNGRKSFDQYLVQWSRKKTVADKVGLAAQAALTASYDKLLGLAHRRDF, from the coding sequence TTGGAATTCTTAGCAGAGTACGGATTGTTTTTAGCCGAGGCAGTCACGGTGGTAGTAGCTATCGCCGTGGTTATCGGCCTTATCGCCAACACTGGCGCACGGAAAAGTAGTAAGAAGGGAGAGATTACCGTCACGGATTTGAATAGTCATTTTGACGAGCTCGAGGAAGCTGTTTTCGCTGCAACAGCCAATGATGAGCAGATTAAACGCCGTGAGAAAGAATTAAAGAAGACAAAGAGCTCTGAGAAGAAAACGGCCAAGCAGGCTGCCAAGGCGGCCAAGCAGGCGGCGAAAAAAGATACTCAAGAAGGTGATTCAAATTCAGCAATCACCACTAAAGCCAAGCGCTATGTCATTGACTTCGATGGTGACGTCAAGGCCTCGGCTGTGGAGAACCTCCGTGAAGAGGTCTCGGCAGTACTCATTGCGGCGGAACCTAGCGACGAGGTTGTTGTAAGATTAGAAAGCCCTGGGGGAATGGTTCATGCCTATGGTCTTGCTGCTGCTCAGTTAGAACGAATCAAGGCTAATAACTTGCAACTCACTATCTGTGTCGATCAAGTCGCCGCAAGCGGTGGCTATATGATGGCCTGTTTGGCGGATCGGATTGTGGCCTCTCCATTTGCACTGCTTGGTTCTATCGGTGTAGTAGCTCAGGTACCCAATATTCACCGGCTATTGAAGAAAAATCATGTTGATGTGGAGCTACACACCGCGGGTAAATTCAAGCGAACATTGACCATGCTTGGTGAAAACACCGATGAGGGCAGAGAAAAATTTCAGGAGGAGTTGGAAGAAGTTCACCGGCTATTTCGAGATATGGTAGCCGAAGCTCGTCCTAAGCTGGATATCGATTCGGTAGCGACAGGCGAGGCTTGGTATGGCAAGCGCGCACTGGAACTCAATCTAGTTGATGAATTACAAACATCAGACGACTACCTTTTTAACGGGCGTAAGAGCTTTGACCAGTATCTTGTGCAGTGGTCCCGTAAGAAAACCGTCGCTGACAAAGTAGGTTTAGCTGCTCAGGCAGCGTTAACAGCGAGTTACGATAAATTGCTAGGGCTTGCTCATCGGCGCGACTTCTAA
- the rnhA gene encoding ribonuclease HI: protein MKKIIMFSDGACRGNPGPGGWGAVLRFGQHEKKLHGGARETTNNRMELTAAIEGLNALNEQCAVQLYTDSQYVRKGVLEWLEGWKKRGWKTAAKQPVKNKDLWQLLDEAIQRHDIEWHWVKGHSGNEGNELADELANLGTDEVMGK, encoded by the coding sequence GTGAAGAAGATTATTATGTTTAGCGATGGTGCCTGCAGAGGAAACCCGGGACCGGGAGGTTGGGGAGCGGTTTTACGCTTTGGGCAGCACGAAAAGAAGTTACATGGCGGTGCGCGCGAAACGACGAATAATCGTATGGAACTAACCGCTGCGATTGAAGGCTTGAACGCGCTGAATGAACAATGCGCGGTGCAACTTTATACCGATTCCCAATATGTCCGTAAAGGCGTTTTGGAGTGGCTGGAAGGCTGGAAGAAACGCGGCTGGAAGACGGCTGCAAAGCAGCCGGTTAAGAATAAAGATCTTTGGCAACTGCTCGATGAGGCCATTCAACGGCACGACATTGAGTGGCACTGGGTGAAGGGACATTCGGGTAATGAAGGGAATGAATTAGCCGATGAACTCGCCAATCTTGGCACTGACGAAGTGATGGGGAAATAG
- the gloB gene encoding hydroxyacylglutathione hydrolase has translation MALHPIPAFTDNYIWCWQDQSDRWWVVDPGDALPVIDFFTKKQVIPFGILVTHHHLDHIGGISDLLAVYPNVEIVAQPQTFPAATLDPKGTEFAQQFTTIKVLDVPAHTLDHIAYVATLADGREALFCGDSLFSGGCGRLFEGTAAQLLKVMTTYKDELGLDSLICCAHEYTISNLLFARAVEPNNETIDKHLEWCYQKRDNHEPTLPSTLGRELEINPFLRTTEEAVKTAALAKDPLNNNNEIAVIACLRAWKDTF, from the coding sequence ATGGCTTTACATCCGATACCCGCTTTCACCGATAATTATATCTGGTGTTGGCAAGACCAGAGCGATCGATGGTGGGTTGTTGATCCTGGCGATGCGCTCCCAGTCATAGATTTTTTCACTAAGAAACAAGTGATTCCCTTTGGCATCCTCGTCACCCACCATCACCTTGATCACATTGGCGGAATCTCAGATTTACTTGCCGTTTACCCAAATGTCGAGATTGTGGCCCAGCCGCAGACTTTTCCAGCGGCCACGCTAGACCCCAAAGGCACGGAGTTCGCACAACAGTTTACCACTATCAAAGTACTCGACGTCCCTGCTCATACGCTTGACCACATTGCCTACGTCGCCACGCTTGCTGATGGCCGAGAGGCGCTATTTTGTGGCGATAGCCTGTTTAGCGGCGGTTGCGGTCGCCTTTTCGAAGGCACGGCTGCACAATTACTCAAGGTGATGACCACCTACAAAGATGAACTAGGTCTCGATTCACTGATCTGCTGTGCCCATGAGTATACAATTTCGAACCTTTTGTTCGCTCGCGCTGTCGAACCCAATAATGAAACGATCGATAAGCATCTTGAATGGTGCTACCAGAAGCGAGATAACCATGAACCTACTCTGCCAAGTACTCTGGGCAGAGAGTTAGAAATTAATCCGTTCCTGCGCACCACTGAGGAAGCCGTTAAAACGGCAGCCCTAGCGAAGGATCCCCTAAACAATAATAATGAAATTGCTGTAATCGCGTGCTTGCGCGCCTGGAAGGACACCTTTTAA
- a CDS encoding cation:proton antiporter, whose product MTDIFQSFFIIFSSAAVVATLALWGKQPLIVAYILVGMLLGPFGFSFVSDLELLRQISNIGIIFLLFLLGLDMQPSALLATLRKSTIVVILSSIVFAGLGAALAYSFSFTLTDALIIGACCMFSSTIIGIKLLPTTALHHRHIGELLVGILLVQDIIAIILISLLQGTDSTDNAFAAALYILAMIPLVAGGSLIAVRYILLPLLAKFDRFQEYIFLLSIGWCLGVAEVSELIGLSREIGAFFAGVSLASSPISQYIALSLKPLRDFFLVTFFFALGAGYNFALLEQVWLVSSLLAIIVLVIKPITFRTLLRKQSESNRLAWDLGIRLGQISEFSLLVVFVAINAGLLSEAASITVQSAAILTFLVSSYLVIFNLSNPLSPKDSLRRD is encoded by the coding sequence GTGACCGATATTTTTCAAAGTTTTTTCATTATCTTTTCAAGTGCTGCTGTGGTGGCGACCCTAGCTCTCTGGGGTAAACAACCACTTATTGTTGCCTATATTCTGGTTGGCATGCTACTCGGCCCATTCGGTTTTTCCTTTGTCTCCGACTTAGAATTACTGCGCCAAATTAGTAATATTGGGATTATCTTCCTTCTCTTTCTTCTTGGCCTAGATATGCAGCCCAGCGCACTGTTAGCAACCTTGCGTAAATCCACCATCGTCGTCATCCTTAGCTCAATTGTCTTTGCTGGCTTAGGCGCGGCTCTCGCTTACAGTTTCTCATTCACACTTACGGATGCGCTAATAATTGGCGCATGCTGTATGTTTTCTTCCACTATCATTGGCATCAAACTGCTGCCCACCACTGCCCTTCACCACCGCCATATTGGTGAGCTACTTGTGGGTATTCTGCTCGTCCAAGATATTATTGCCATCATTCTAATAAGTCTCCTGCAGGGCACAGACAGCACGGATAATGCCTTCGCCGCAGCCCTTTACATCCTGGCAATGATTCCACTAGTTGCCGGTGGTTCGCTTATCGCGGTTCGCTACATTCTGCTACCTCTACTCGCCAAGTTCGACCGTTTTCAGGAGTATATTTTCCTGCTAAGTATTGGTTGGTGCCTAGGCGTGGCTGAAGTTAGTGAGCTAATTGGCTTGTCCCGGGAGATCGGTGCATTTTTCGCAGGAGTAAGCCTAGCGAGTTCACCCATTTCGCAATACATCGCATTAAGCCTGAAACCGCTTAGAGATTTCTTCCTGGTTACGTTCTTCTTCGCGCTGGGAGCAGGATATAATTTCGCCCTGTTGGAGCAAGTCTGGTTAGTCAGTAGTCTTCTCGCGATTATTGTTCTGGTAATTAAACCCATCACCTTTAGAACCTTACTGCGAAAACAGTCGGAATCAAATCGATTAGCCTGGGATCTAGGTATCCGTTTAGGGCAAATTAGCGAATTCTCGCTACTAGTGGTCTTTGTAGCAATTAATGCTGGTCTCCTTTCTGAGGCCGCGTCAATTACTGTACAGAGCGCGGCGATTCTAACCTTCCTAGTATCCAGCTACTTGGTCATATTTAATTTGAGTAACCCTCTATCGCCGAAGGACTCATTGCGGCGCGATTAA
- a CDS encoding LysM peptidoglycan-binding domain-containing protein — MTKKIVLKPLALVFLSSLAGCTQLSQFTSVTDQPAANSTNKPLGTETTTLEPAKIEATTTVVEVDTDLPPEDVWEVIRAGLTLETHVDRRAVEQQIAFYSQHQSYLNRVATRATPFMYHIVRELEERELPTELALLPIVESAFDPFAYSHGRASGLWQFIPSTGTYFGLAQNWWYDGRRDPVAATDAALTYLAQLNRRFDGDWELAVASYNGGGGRVNSAVRRNREAGQETDFWSLDLPRETEGYVPKLLALAEIVANPEKYGVTLQPIPNEPYFVAVDPGYQLDISKAAELAGLEESAFRAMNAGYTKWATSPRSHQVVNVPVGVAEEFVQAVASLPENERIKFERYQIRDGDALSLIASRFNTQVDAIRAYNDLRGSSIRAGDYLLIPIPAAPLEYYRSSDWQRLARAQQRGGQSGAYRIDYRVERGDSLWELAREHGVNVSDIARWNNMAPNDPIRPGQELVMWQRTPVQANTRRVSYAVRQGDSLARIAQKFKVSVSDLRRWNSAVSGQKYIQPGQSLIIFVDTNNQS, encoded by the coding sequence ATGACAAAAAAAATAGTTTTGAAGCCTCTAGCACTGGTATTTCTAAGCTCTCTGGCTGGCTGCACGCAGCTCTCTCAGTTTACTAGCGTGACAGATCAACCTGCCGCCAATAGCACCAACAAGCCTCTTGGTACCGAGACAACAACGCTGGAACCCGCCAAGATTGAAGCGACCACCACGGTCGTTGAGGTTGATACCGACCTCCCACCCGAAGACGTTTGGGAAGTCATCCGCGCAGGACTAACACTGGAAACTCACGTTGATCGCCGCGCAGTAGAGCAACAGATTGCCTTCTACTCGCAGCATCAATCGTATCTCAATCGTGTAGCCACTCGCGCGACGCCCTTTATGTACCATATTGTGCGTGAACTTGAGGAGCGGGAGTTACCTACCGAGCTAGCCCTACTGCCCATAGTAGAAAGCGCTTTTGACCCATTTGCCTATTCACACGGACGAGCGAGTGGACTGTGGCAATTTATCCCAAGCACTGGCACCTACTTCGGCCTCGCTCAAAACTGGTGGTATGACGGTCGTCGGGATCCAGTCGCTGCCACGGATGCAGCCCTCACCTACTTAGCTCAACTAAACCGTCGCTTTGATGGCGATTGGGAGTTAGCTGTCGCGTCGTACAACGGCGGCGGCGGTCGTGTAAATAGTGCGGTACGTCGTAATCGAGAAGCCGGCCAAGAGACGGATTTTTGGTCACTAGACCTGCCCCGTGAAACAGAAGGCTATGTGCCGAAGTTGTTGGCTTTGGCTGAGATTGTGGCAAATCCAGAAAAGTACGGTGTGACCCTTCAACCAATTCCTAACGAACCATACTTTGTTGCCGTTGACCCCGGTTATCAGTTGGATATCAGTAAAGCGGCCGAATTAGCTGGGTTAGAAGAGAGCGCATTTAGAGCAATGAACGCCGGCTATACCAAGTGGGCAACCTCACCACGTTCTCACCAGGTGGTGAATGTGCCAGTAGGTGTTGCCGAAGAATTTGTCCAAGCGGTAGCCTCATTACCAGAAAATGAACGTATTAAATTTGAACGTTATCAAATCCGTGACGGGGATGCGCTCAGCTTGATCGCCTCTCGTTTCAACACTCAAGTTGACGCCATCAGAGCCTATAATGATTTGCGTGGTTCCTCTATTCGTGCCGGTGACTATCTCCTTATTCCTATTCCAGCAGCGCCTCTTGAATACTACCGGAGCTCGGACTGGCAGCGTCTCGCCCGAGCACAACAGCGCGGCGGACAAAGTGGCGCTTACCGAATCGATTACCGTGTAGAGCGCGGCGATAGCCTTTGGGAGTTAGCCCGTGAGCATGGTGTGAATGTCAGTGATATCGCGCGCTGGAACAATATGGCACCCAATGATCCCATCCGCCCTGGCCAAGAACTTGTGATGTGGCAACGCACACCCGTTCAAGCTAATACCCGACGGGTCAGTTACGCCGTTCGCCAAGGTGATTCGCTCGCTCGAATTGCCCAGAAGTTTAAAGTCAGTGTCTCTGACCTGCGCCGTTGGAACTCAGCTGTTAGCGGTCAAAAATATATCCAACCGGGACAAAGCCTGATTATCTTCGTAGATACGAACAACCAGAGTTAG
- a CDS encoding HU family DNA-binding protein: MNKSELIDAIAESADLPKAAAGRALDATLEAITGTLKGGDSVVLVGFGTFTVKDRAARTGRNPQTGAEIQIAAAKVPSFKAGKALKDAVN, encoded by the coding sequence GTGAATAAATCTGAGCTAATCGATGCAATTGCAGAATCAGCAGATCTTCCAAAAGCGGCTGCTGGTCGCGCGTTGGATGCTACTCTTGAAGCTATTACGGGTACTTTGAAGGGCGGCGATTCTGTTGTTCTTGTAGGTTTTGGTACATTTACTGTTAAAGATCGCGCTGCACGTACTGGTCGCAATCCTCAAACAGGTGCAGAGATTCAAATCGCTGCAGCAAAAGTACCTTCTTTCAAAGCTGGTAAGGCACTGAAAGACGCGGTTAACTGA
- the dnaQ gene encoding DNA polymerase III subunit epsilon: protein MRQIILDTETTGFDPKQGDRLVEIGCVEMVDRKITGKTYHQYVNPQRDVPEDAIAIHGLTNEFLEDKPIFSQVADDFFNFVKGAELIIHNAPFDLGFLDFELNVLNRGYPNLASVCSIIDTLVMAREMRPGQRNTLDALAKEYPTYSVNRDLHGALLDSEILAYVYLAMTGGQKSLELASSDGSSSDSLMQVTPIDRDQKHLALPVHRLTPVERQAHYDRLEAIKKASGGIVVFEDLGSA from the coding sequence GTGCGGCAGATAATACTCGATACAGAAACTACTGGCTTTGATCCTAAACAAGGCGATCGTCTTGTTGAGATTGGCTGCGTAGAGATGGTGGACAGAAAGATTACCGGCAAGACTTATCACCAGTACGTTAATCCTCAGCGCGACGTGCCCGAAGATGCTATCGCCATTCATGGACTCACGAATGAATTCCTAGAAGATAAGCCAATATTTTCTCAGGTTGCGGATGATTTCTTCAACTTCGTTAAAGGTGCGGAATTAATTATTCACAATGCACCGTTCGACTTAGGCTTTTTAGATTTTGAACTAAATGTGTTGAATAGGGGATACCCTAATTTAGCAAGTGTCTGTTCGATAATTGATACGCTGGTCATGGCACGAGAGATGCGACCAGGGCAACGAAATACATTGGATGCTTTGGCCAAAGAATACCCCACCTACTCGGTGAATCGTGACCTTCACGGAGCACTGTTAGACTCAGAGATTCTTGCCTACGTCTACCTGGCGATGACCGGCGGACAAAAGTCATTAGAGCTAGCTTCCAGTGATGGCTCTTCGTCTGACTCGCTAATGCAAGTCACTCCGATTGACCGGGATCAGAAGCATTTAGCTCTTCCGGTTCATCGACTTACTCCCGTTGAGCGCCAAGCTCACTATGACCGTTTAGAGGCAATTAAAAAGGCCTCTGGTGGGATAGTGGTATTTGAAGATCTGGGCTCTGCGTGA
- a CDS encoding SurA N-terminal domain-containing protein has translation MLQKIRNNTQGIAAYFVAGILVIAMAAFGVGPLLDSIGGPPNAAEVNGTEIAEPTVAIEVQRQKQQLYQSGVSDISDDVLREEVLDRLIGAELLTQAAEELNLTVSKTVIDQQIVSNPAFAGIDGYDPNTFSMRIAQLGYTPQEFVDALSRDYTVQQYFTAVTNTSFLGNEQVAALVAIIEQNRSFEYGVIDAADTDGIVIDEATLEARYNENLERFLTEAQMTAQYVKLERAELAASVEVTDEDLQREFEVTQSNVDAQTLKLVAHILVTPKDDGSEAATIADIEAALSRGEDFAELALNYSDDFASAEIGGEIGQTDGTAFDPVFEDALDELAIGEVSGPVDTDFGTHFIKLLEIDSAEQLSFEDARDELEERIRNMEVDRIYAVELESLRDAAYQYGDLESLAEALELTLYDTSAFTLDSGEGMMANAELRATAFASDVREDGLISEVVEAEEGVAVVVAMQNFEPARVMSLDEVRDELVAELTAEAASQRAKALADTLVERAQSGATLEALFAEVGVEWLVARELTRSMVTVEPEINQAAFKLPINVSGEREYSAVTLPSGRVAVFGLIGVADGSYNPEEAAQLDMMMQFFDNMYAAAEAEALQEALFENAAIERR, from the coding sequence ATGCTTCAGAAAATTCGAAACAACACCCAAGGTATCGCAGCGTATTTCGTTGCTGGTATTCTAGTAATCGCCATGGCAGCTTTCGGCGTTGGCCCTTTGCTTGATTCAATCGGCGGTCCACCTAACGCAGCTGAGGTGAATGGAACCGAGATTGCAGAACCTACTGTCGCGATAGAAGTTCAACGTCAGAAACAACAGCTCTATCAGAGTGGCGTCTCTGATATCAGTGATGATGTCCTTCGTGAAGAGGTACTAGATCGATTGATCGGTGCAGAGCTCCTTACGCAGGCAGCAGAAGAGCTAAATCTAACGGTATCAAAAACCGTTATAGATCAACAAATTGTATCGAATCCTGCCTTCGCGGGTATTGATGGTTACGACCCAAATACATTCAGCATGCGTATTGCGCAGCTTGGCTACACGCCTCAGGAATTTGTTGACGCGCTGAGTCGCGATTACACAGTACAGCAATATTTCACCGCTGTTACGAACACTTCCTTCCTAGGTAACGAGCAAGTTGCTGCGTTAGTAGCGATTATCGAACAGAATCGAAGCTTCGAATATGGCGTGATAGACGCAGCGGACACAGACGGCATTGTTATTGATGAAGCCACGCTTGAAGCGCGTTACAACGAAAACCTCGAGCGCTTTTTGACTGAAGCTCAAATGACTGCTCAGTACGTGAAACTTGAGCGAGCGGAGCTTGCTGCGTCCGTTGAGGTCACTGACGAGGACCTTCAGCGCGAATTCGAAGTTACTCAATCCAATGTCGATGCACAAACACTAAAGCTTGTGGCTCACATCCTTGTTACACCTAAGGATGATGGCTCAGAAGCTGCTACGATTGCCGATATTGAGGCGGCGCTAAGTCGTGGTGAGGATTTCGCCGAGTTGGCTTTGAACTATTCCGATGATTTCGCCAGCGCAGAGATTGGTGGTGAAATTGGCCAAACGGATGGTACTGCCTTTGATCCGGTCTTTGAGGATGCGCTTGACGAGCTAGCTATCGGTGAGGTTTCTGGTCCAGTAGACACTGACTTCGGTACGCATTTCATTAAACTTTTGGAAATCGATTCGGCTGAACAGCTTAGCTTTGAAGATGCCCGCGATGAGCTAGAAGAGCGTATTCGTAACATGGAAGTCGATCGTATCTACGCGGTTGAGCTTGAGTCGCTTCGCGATGCAGCGTATCAGTATGGTGATCTTGAATCGCTGGCTGAAGCACTTGAATTAACGCTTTACGACACTTCTGCATTCACACTCGATAGTGGTGAAGGGATGATGGCGAACGCTGAGCTACGCGCCACAGCGTTCGCGAGCGATGTTCGTGAAGATGGTCTTATCTCTGAGGTTGTGGAAGCTGAAGAGGGTGTTGCAGTGGTAGTGGCGATGCAAAACTTTGAGCCGGCTAGGGTGATGAGTTTGGACGAAGTTCGCGATGAGCTTGTTGCAGAACTTACTGCCGAAGCCGCTTCGCAGCGTGCTAAAGCGTTGGCTGATACCCTTGTTGAGCGCGCTCAGTCTGGGGCTACACTAGAAGCCTTGTTCGCTGAAGTGGGTGTTGAGTGGTTAGTTGCCCGTGAGCTTACTCGAAGCATGGTGACTGTGGAGCCTGAAATTAACCAGGCGGCGTTTAAGTTGCCAATTAATGTGTCTGGCGAACGCGAATACAGTGCTGTGACATTGCCTTCAGGTCGCGTTGCAGTATTCGGTTTAATTGGTGTTGCTGACGGATCATACAATCCTGAAGAAGCGGCGCAGTTAGATATGATGATGCAGTTCTTTGATAATATGTATGCGGCTGCAGAAGCAGAGGCGTTACAAGAGGCCTTGTTTGAGAATGCAGCAATCGAGCGCCGCTAA